A single window of bacterium DNA harbors:
- a CDS encoding PBP1A family penicillin-binding protein — VAVLGCAAVLGLVARYAAELPPVESLRDYNPSLVTRVLGADGSVIGEFFVERRVIIPLASIPKQLQDAFIAAEDASFFAHHGLDLKAVARAMVRNVLAGGVVQGGSTITQQVARNMFLSSERRLARKIKEAILAWRIEKHFTKEDILGLYLNHIYLGQGAYGVQAAALTYFGRPVGQLNALECAVLAGLPKAPNTYSPAQHPDRALKRAGYVLSRMVDTGVLTRAQAQAAAALPLRLQKARAAQRGAFFLEYVRRTLERTYGVEAVHRGGLEVRTTLDPRLQAAAETAVREGLREIDKRRGWRGPLRRLGTGDAAKIEALIAELDTWPVAPAAGDIVPAVVREVGARAATVRVGPGEGVLPLEQMRWVFGQGREDRLESPRQVLRAGDLLLVRVLAPGAGAAPARVALEQDPEVEGSLLCQDVRTGAVLAMVGGFDFGRNQYNRALQARRQPGSAFKPFIYAAALESGSWTPASIIDDSPIEFENTDEAAKVKVWRPSNFEDKFFGPTRLRVALNHSRNVVTIKLLQAVGVQKVIAVAQRMGVASPLAPDLTLALGSSSVTLQELTTAYGAIADDGVRHEPLTILSVRDRTGRVLEENAPTSAEVLGRDTAAVLTNMLQTVVSDGTGWKVKELGRPVAGKTGTTNDYVDAWFMGFTPDIVTGVWVGLDRRESLGWHETGSRAAIPIWLSFMTEAVAGRPVTVFPVPPGVVFAKIDPDRGVLAPPESPDAVVEVFREGTVPTAVAPRRPSREGDFYRFDL, encoded by the coding sequence GGTCGCGGTGCTCGGGTGCGCCGCGGTGCTGGGCCTCGTGGCGCGCTACGCCGCCGAGCTGCCGCCGGTCGAATCGCTGCGCGACTACAACCCGAGCCTGGTCACGCGCGTGCTCGGCGCCGACGGCTCGGTGATCGGCGAGTTCTTCGTCGAGCGGCGGGTGATCATCCCGCTCGCGAGCATCCCGAAGCAGCTCCAGGACGCGTTCATCGCCGCGGAGGACGCCTCCTTCTTCGCCCACCACGGGTTGGACCTCAAGGCGGTGGCGCGCGCCATGGTCCGCAACGTGCTCGCCGGCGGCGTCGTCCAGGGGGGCAGCACGATCACGCAGCAGGTGGCGCGCAACATGTTCCTCTCGTCGGAGCGGCGGCTCGCGCGCAAGATCAAGGAGGCGATCCTCGCCTGGCGCATCGAGAAGCACTTCACGAAGGAGGACATCCTCGGCCTCTATCTCAACCACATCTACCTCGGCCAGGGCGCCTACGGGGTCCAGGCCGCTGCGCTGACGTACTTCGGCCGGCCGGTGGGCCAGCTCAACGCCCTCGAGTGCGCCGTGCTCGCCGGGCTGCCGAAGGCGCCGAACACCTACTCGCCGGCCCAGCACCCGGACCGGGCGCTCAAGCGCGCGGGGTACGTGCTCTCGCGCATGGTGGACACGGGGGTGCTGACGCGGGCGCAGGCGCAGGCCGCGGCCGCGCTGCCGCTGCGCCTGCAGAAGGCGCGCGCCGCGCAGCGGGGGGCCTTCTTCCTCGAGTACGTGCGCCGGACGCTCGAGAGGACCTACGGCGTGGAGGCCGTGCACCGCGGCGGCCTCGAGGTGCGCACGACGCTCGACCCGCGGCTGCAGGCGGCGGCCGAGACGGCCGTGCGCGAGGGGCTGCGGGAGATCGACAAGCGTCGCGGCTGGCGCGGGCCGCTGCGGCGGCTGGGCACGGGCGACGCGGCGAAGATCGAGGCGCTCATCGCCGAGCTCGACACCTGGCCGGTCGCGCCGGCCGCGGGCGACATCGTGCCGGCCGTGGTCCGCGAGGTGGGCGCGCGCGCGGCGACCGTGCGCGTCGGTCCCGGCGAGGGCGTGCTGCCCCTCGAGCAGATGCGCTGGGTGTTCGGCCAGGGGCGGGAGGACCGCCTGGAGTCGCCGCGGCAGGTGCTGCGCGCCGGCGACCTGCTGCTGGTGCGCGTGCTCGCCCCCGGCGCCGGCGCGGCGCCGGCGCGCGTGGCGCTCGAGCAGGATCCCGAGGTCGAGGGGTCGCTGCTCTGCCAGGACGTGCGCACGGGGGCGGTGCTCGCGATGGTCGGGGGCTTCGACTTCGGGCGCAACCAGTACAACCGCGCGCTGCAGGCGCGGCGCCAGCCCGGCTCCGCGTTCAAGCCCTTCATCTACGCGGCGGCGCTCGAGAGCGGCAGCTGGACGCCGGCGAGCATCATCGACGACTCGCCGATCGAGTTCGAGAACACCGACGAGGCGGCGAAGGTGAAGGTCTGGCGCCCGTCGAACTTCGAGGACAAGTTCTTCGGGCCGACGCGGCTGCGCGTGGCGCTGAACCACTCGCGCAACGTCGTCACCATCAAGCTGCTCCAGGCCGTCGGCGTGCAGAAGGTCATTGCGGTCGCGCAGCGCATGGGGGTCGCCTCGCCGCTGGCGCCCGACCTGACGCTCGCGCTCGGGTCCTCCTCGGTGACGCTCCAGGAGCTGACCACGGCCTACGGGGCGATCGCCGACGACGGGGTGCGCCACGAGCCGCTGACGATCCTCTCGGTCCGCGACCGCACCGGGCGGGTCCTCGAGGAGAACGCGCCGACCTCCGCGGAGGTGCTCGGGCGCGACACCGCCGCCGTGCTCACGAACATGCTGCAGACCGTCGTCTCCGACGGCACGGGCTGGAAGGTCAAGGAGCTGGGGCGGCCGGTGGCCGGCAAGACGGGGACGACGAACGACTACGTCGACGCCTGGTTCATGGGCTTCACGCCGGACATCGTCACCGGCGTCTGGGTCGGGCTCGACCGGCGCGAGAGCCTCGGCTGGCACGAGACGGGCTCGCGCGCCGCGATCCCGATCTGGCTGTCCTTCATGACGGAGGCCGTCGCGGGGCGCCCGGTCACGGTCTTCCCGGTGCCGCCGGGCGTGGTCTTCGCGAAGATCGACCCGGACCGGGGCGTGCTCGCGCCGCCGGAGAGCCCGGACGCGGTCGTCGAGGTCTTCCGGGAGGGCACGGTGCCGACGGCGGTCGCGCCGCGCCGGCCGTCGCGGGAGGGCGACTTCTACCGCTTCGACCTGTAA
- a CDS encoding CBS and ACT domain-containing protein, producing MFVGLRMSRNVPVCAPDDGLDKAIQVMREKKVRQLIVAEGEKVVGVLSRIDLQHVLPSVGTTLSVNEMNFQLSKFKVRDYMTRKVVTVGPDTTIEEAARLMHDRDVSGLPVVKGERLVGIINRTMMLEVFIEEMGLQVTSSRITLELDDTPGQILNVTQILKERGLNIVSIATFFHGPTDKRLVVFRVKTEDAKPVEEALRGAGYKIVTAADFGL from the coding sequence ATGTTCGTCGGTCTGAGGATGTCCCGCAACGTCCCGGTCTGCGCCCCGGACGACGGCCTCGACAAGGCCATCCAGGTGATGCGCGAGAAGAAGGTGCGGCAGCTGATCGTGGCCGAGGGCGAGAAGGTCGTCGGCGTGCTCTCGCGGATCGACCTGCAGCACGTGTTGCCGTCGGTCGGCACGACGCTCTCCGTCAACGAAATGAACTTCCAGCTCTCGAAGTTCAAGGTGCGGGACTACATGACGCGCAAGGTCGTGACGGTGGGGCCGGACACGACGATCGAGGAGGCGGCGCGCCTGATGCACGACCGCGACGTCTCGGGCCTGCCCGTGGTCAAGGGCGAGCGGCTGGTGGGGATCATCAACCGCACGATGATGCTCGAGGTCTTCATCGAGGAGATGGGCTTGCAGGTGACCAGCTCGCGCATCACGCTGGAGCTGGACGACACGCCGGGGCAGATCCTGAATGTGACGCAGATCCTCAAGGAGCGCGGGCTGAACATCGTGAGCATCGCGACGTTCTTTCACGGGCCGACCGACAAGCGGCTGGTGGTGTTCCGCGTGAAGACGGAGGACGCCAAGCCGGTGGAGGAGGCGCTGCGCGGCGCCGGCTACAAGATCGTCACCGCGGCCGACTTCGGGCTGTAG